A single region of the Neomonachus schauinslandi chromosome 3, ASM220157v2, whole genome shotgun sequence genome encodes:
- the LOC110587603 gene encoding 60S ribosomal protein L17-like, which produces MVRYSLDPENPTKSCKSRGSNLRIHFKNTRETAQAIKGMHIRKATKYLKDVTLQKQCVPFRHYNGGVGRCAQAKQWGWTQGQWPKKSAEFLLHMLKNAESNTELKGLDVDSLVIEHIQVNKAPKMRRKTYRAHGRINPYMSSPCHIEMILTEKEQIVPKPEEEVAQKKKISQKKLKKQKLMAWE; this is translated from the exons ATGGTTCGCTATTCGCTTGACCCAGAAAACCCTACGAAATCATGTAAATCAAGAGGTTCAAATCTTCGTATTCACTTTAAGAACACACGTGAAACTGCCCAGGCCATCAAGGGTATGCATATCCGAAAAGCCACCAAGTATCTGAAAGACGTCACTTTACAGAAGCAGTGTGTACCATTCCGTCACTACAATGGTGGAGTTGGTAGGTGTGCCCAGGCCAAACAGTGGGGCTGGACACAGGGTCAGTGGCCCAAGAAGAGTGCTGAATTTTTactgcacatgcttaaaaatgcagagagtaaTACTGAACTTAAGGGTTTAGATGTTGATTCTCTGGTCATTGAGCACATCCAGGTGAACAAAGCCCCCAAGATGCGGCGTAAAACATACAGGGCTCATGGTCGGATTAACCCATACATGAGCTCTCCCTGCCACATTGAGATGATCCTTactgaaaaagagcagattgttcctaaaccagaagaggag gttgcacagaagaaaaagatatcccagaagaaactgaagaaacaaaaacttatggccTGGGAGTAA